The following proteins are co-located in the Paenibacillus sp. JNUCC32 genome:
- a CDS encoding tetraprenyl-beta-curcumene synthase family protein, which yields MNNQELSRKVPRSPVGLMSRVYKFILPEVRSELEKWRREAEQIPDEELRKQALASIDTKRFHCQGGAVYAAANLPEKHILIPLIVAYQTISDYLDNLCDRSTSLDPADFRQLHQSMLDAVTPELEPADYYALRSEREDGGYLLRLVQKCRDCIGQLSGYEAAKPYIRDLAGLYADLQVYKHIHPDKREAALLEWWSRHAHRTPHLRWNEFAAATGSTLGVFMLFLAATDPFLDDEDASSIHASYFPNVCSLHIMLDYLIDQDEDRLGGDLNFCNYYEDADTMLNRIASIVEWARKDVRTIPSTPFHRMIIEGLLALYLSDPKVSEQQLVRTVSKRLMKKSPMTRIFFYVNSRWIRKHKHE from the coding sequence TTGAATAATCAAGAGCTAAGCCGTAAGGTTCCGCGCAGTCCGGTCGGGCTGATGAGCCGGGTGTACAAATTCATACTCCCGGAAGTGCGGAGCGAATTGGAGAAGTGGCGCCGGGAGGCTGAGCAAATTCCGGATGAGGAGCTACGAAAGCAGGCACTGGCCAGTATAGATACCAAAAGATTTCACTGCCAGGGCGGTGCGGTGTATGCCGCAGCCAATCTGCCGGAAAAGCACATTCTCATTCCATTGATTGTAGCTTACCAGACAATTAGCGATTATCTCGATAATTTATGTGACCGCAGTACTTCGCTGGATCCAGCGGATTTCAGACAGCTCCATCAGTCGATGCTGGATGCCGTTACACCTGAATTGGAGCCGGCTGATTATTACGCGCTCCGGTCCGAAAGGGAGGACGGAGGTTATCTTCTCCGTCTTGTGCAGAAATGCCGGGATTGCATCGGGCAATTATCAGGATATGAAGCGGCAAAGCCCTACATAAGGGATTTGGCTGGGCTTTATGCCGATTTGCAGGTATACAAGCACATCCATCCGGATAAGAGAGAAGCGGCATTGCTTGAATGGTGGTCCCGGCATGCACACCGGACACCGCATCTGCGGTGGAACGAGTTTGCGGCTGCAACGGGATCAACCTTGGGTGTGTTCATGCTGTTCTTGGCTGCAACCGATCCGTTTCTGGATGACGAGGATGCATCGTCCATTCATGCGTCTTATTTTCCGAATGTATGCAGTCTCCACATTATGCTGGATTATCTTATTGATCAAGACGAAGACAGGCTGGGCGGCGATCTGAACTTTTGTAATTATTACGAAGATGCCGATACGATGCTGAACCGTATAGCTTCCATTGTTGAGTGGGCCCGGAAGGATGTCAGAACGATTCCCTCGACCCCTTTTCATCGTATGATCATTGAGGGGTTACTGGCGTTATATTTATCCGATCCAAAAGTCAGCGAGCAGCAACTGGTTCGCACCGTATCCAAACGTTTGATGAAGAAGAGCCCGATGACCCGGATTTTTTTCTACGTCAACAGCCGATGGATTCGTAAGCATAAGCATGAGTGA
- a CDS encoding YitT family protein, whose protein sequence is MLKRLWTYFSIVFGGIVIAAGFNLFLIPHHLLSGGVSGVALVIGYFTPLNISIMYFVLNIPILITGWFKLGKRFVGLSILSVIVTTLFLELIPVNSVATDMLLSSVFGGVLVGFGTGLSFRVGGSTGGFDIIGSLVTKYRDFPVGSVLVTLNAIVIMAVAYLEQDWNLALASMASIYVAGKMVDMLHISHIKVTVFIVTNRTEALLEKLLKRPRGITKIKTQGAFSHKEKDMLMTVTTRYELAELKQIITETDPEAFVNIVETTAVMGQFRKN, encoded by the coding sequence ATGCTGAAGCGTCTATGGACCTATTTCTCAATCGTATTCGGGGGCATCGTTATCGCCGCCGGATTCAATCTGTTTCTGATTCCCCATCATCTGCTCAGCGGCGGCGTATCGGGCGTGGCCCTCGTGATCGGTTATTTCACGCCGCTTAATATCAGCATCATGTATTTTGTCCTCAACATTCCGATCCTGATCACCGGCTGGTTCAAGCTGGGCAAAAGGTTCGTCGGTCTCAGCATCCTCTCGGTTATCGTCACAACCTTGTTTCTGGAGCTGATCCCGGTGAACTCGGTCGCAACCGACATGCTGCTGTCCTCGGTTTTCGGCGGCGTGCTTGTCGGGTTCGGCACCGGCCTCTCCTTTCGGGTCGGCGGTTCGACCGGGGGCTTCGATATCATCGGCTCCCTGGTCACGAAATATCGGGACTTCCCCGTCGGCAGCGTGCTGGTGACGCTGAACGCCATCGTCATCATGGCTGTAGCTTATCTGGAGCAGGACTGGAACCTGGCCCTCGCTTCCATGGCCTCCATCTATGTTGCCGGTAAAATGGTGGATATGCTTCACATCAGCCACATCAAGGTGACCGTCTTTATCGTGACGAACCGGACGGAGGCCTTGCTGGAGAAGCTGCTCAAGCGCCCCCGCGGCATAACCAAGATCAAAACCCAGGGAGCTTTCAGCCATAAAGAGAAGGATATGCTCATGACCGTCACGACGCGATATGAGCTGGCTGAGCTGAAGCAAATCATTACGGAAACCGACCCCGAGGCTTTCGTCAATATCGTGGAAACGACGGCCGTCATGGGGCAATTCCGCAAGAACTAA
- a CDS encoding M42 family metallopeptidase, with protein MSIQPNETYVLDLLKELLDTPSPTGYTHDIMKRIEQEAASLGVSLEWNEKGGAILSVPGQDGSRTVGLSAHVDTLGAMVRAVKSEGTLRLTSVGGYMMNSIENEYCIIHTRSGKKYTGTILSTHPSVHVYSDARDFKRQEAHMEVRIDEWVESAEDVKKLGIGVGDFVSFDARAVITPSGYIKSRHLDDKASVAALFGLLESMKRDNWKPAYNVKLLISNYEEVGHGAAYIPADIHELIAVDMGCIGDDLSCKETDVSICAKDSSGPYDYGMTSRLIQLAESEGIAYAVDVYPHYGSDASAALSAGSNIKAALIGPGVHASHAMERTHKQAILNTVKLLAAYVK; from the coding sequence GTGTCGATACAACCGAATGAAACTTACGTGCTGGACCTGCTAAAAGAACTGCTGGATACGCCGAGCCCTACCGGATATACCCACGACATCATGAAGCGGATCGAGCAGGAAGCCGCTTCGCTTGGAGTTTCCCTGGAATGGAATGAGAAAGGCGGAGCCATCCTGTCCGTTCCCGGACAAGACGGCAGCCGAACCGTCGGCCTGAGCGCCCATGTGGACACGCTCGGAGCTATGGTTCGTGCCGTGAAATCGGAAGGTACGCTCCGGCTTACCTCCGTCGGCGGATACATGATGAACAGCATCGAGAATGAATACTGCATCATCCATACGCGCAGCGGCAAGAAATATACGGGCACGATCCTGTCCACGCATCCTTCCGTTCACGTGTACAGCGATGCCCGTGATTTCAAGCGCCAGGAAGCCCATATGGAGGTCCGGATCGACGAATGGGTGGAGTCTGCCGAAGATGTGAAGAAACTCGGAATCGGCGTTGGTGATTTTGTGTCCTTTGATGCGCGTGCGGTCATTACGCCGAGCGGTTACATCAAATCGCGCCATCTGGATGACAAAGCCAGCGTCGCCGCCCTCTTCGGCTTGCTCGAAAGCATGAAACGGGATAACTGGAAGCCTGCCTACAATGTGAAGCTTCTTATCTCGAACTATGAAGAGGTCGGACATGGCGCCGCCTACATTCCTGCCGACATCCATGAACTGATTGCGGTCGATATGGGCTGCATCGGCGATGACCTGAGCTGCAAGGAAACCGATGTATCCATCTGCGCAAAGGATTCTTCCGGTCCCTACGACTACGGCATGACCAGCCGTCTGATCCAGCTGGCTGAAAGCGAAGGCATTGCTTATGCGGTGGACGTGTACCCGCATTACGGCTCCGATGCATCCGCGGCACTCTCCGCCGGCAGCAACATCAAGGCTGCGCTGATCGGTCCCGGCGTTCATGCATCCCATGCGATGGAAAGAACGCATAAACAGGCAATTCTTAACACCGTTAAGCTGCTGGCTGCCTACGTGAAATAA
- a CDS encoding cold shock domain-containing protein has translation MKGTVKWFNAEKGYGFISVEGGEDVFVHFSAIQEEGFKSLEEGQAVEFDITEGNRGPQAANVTKL, from the coding sequence TTGAAAGGTACAGTTAAATGGTTTAACGCAGAAAAAGGTTACGGCTTCATTTCCGTTGAAGGTGGCGAGGATGTATTCGTACACTTCTCCGCAATTCAAGAAGAAGGCTTCAAGAGTTTGGAAGAAGGTCAAGCGGTTGAGTTCGACATCACAGAAGGTAACCGTGGTCCTCAAGCAGCCAACGTAACAAAACTGTAA
- a CDS encoding LapA family protein — MKIQWSLIAALLFALITAVFAVINVNPVAVNLLFGTVNVPLILLIIGCSLIGGLIVGTFGIYRQYQMQKEIRSLAEQLIHIREVTGYTPEIQAAEEENKKDQKDAPVE, encoded by the coding sequence ATGAAAATTCAATGGTCGTTAATCGCAGCCTTATTGTTTGCCCTGATTACGGCTGTGTTCGCCGTCATCAATGTCAATCCGGTTGCCGTGAACCTGTTATTCGGCACCGTCAACGTACCGCTGATTCTGCTGATTATCGGTTGCTCGCTGATCGGGGGACTGATCGTCGGCACGTTCGGGATTTACCGTCAATATCAAATGCAGAAGGAAATCCGTTCGTTAGCGGAGCAGCTCATACATATCCGTGAAGTAACGGGATACACCCCTGAAATACAAGCTGCGGAAGAGGAAAACAAGAAAGATCAGAAGGACGCTCCCGTTGAATAG
- a CDS encoding MFS transporter: MKLPASSRPDQNWLRAFMFTIFGTTALVISYFPLYYKEIGFSSAQIGYLYAIGPMISMFSNMIWSYTSDKYRTIKRIMNILIIGQLVTMLILWQVASFGVVLITISLFYFFYYPVYPLADTMAIQTAQRYGRSFTVIRVFGSLGYAFFALGIGYAIGAAGASAALSIGIGIGVFTLICSFLIRDGVAAKSEPVELAALLKILRSKEILWFFGCTFCLAIAHRMNEAFLTLTLSGLGAGEGLIGWSLMISAASEIPIFFLLSKYGDKMKELPLLGFASLMFALRFLLMALASDPLSVLAVQSLHSITFGVFYVTAVRYITRIIPWQYRATGMALFIIFWSSVSGLLSGAFGGLLFEAAGRSSFYLLAALLSFAACLGFIYRHLFAKPEEMHTSGFGA, translated from the coding sequence ATGAAACTTCCCGCTTCGTCCAGACCGGATCAGAATTGGCTCCGCGCCTTTATGTTTACGATATTCGGCACGACAGCCCTTGTCATTTCTTATTTTCCGCTTTATTACAAAGAGATCGGCTTCAGCAGCGCGCAGATCGGCTATCTGTATGCCATCGGCCCGATGATATCCATGTTCTCCAACATGATTTGGAGCTACACAAGCGACAAATACCGGACCATCAAGCGCATCATGAACATTCTGATAATCGGGCAGCTTGTCACGATGCTTATCCTATGGCAGGTTGCAAGCTTCGGCGTTGTATTGATTACGATCAGCTTGTTTTATTTCTTCTACTACCCGGTCTATCCGTTGGCGGATACGATGGCCATCCAGACGGCGCAGCGGTACGGTCGCAGCTTTACCGTCATCCGCGTATTCGGCTCGCTCGGCTACGCGTTCTTCGCCCTTGGCATTGGATATGCCATCGGTGCAGCGGGCGCTTCGGCTGCGCTGTCGATCGGCATCGGGATCGGCGTGTTTACGCTCATATGCTCCTTTCTTATCCGCGATGGCGTCGCGGCCAAATCAGAGCCTGTGGAACTGGCAGCCCTGCTCAAAATATTGCGTTCGAAAGAAATATTGTGGTTTTTCGGCTGCACCTTCTGTCTTGCCATCGCCCACCGCATGAATGAAGCCTTTCTGACGCTCACCTTATCGGGGCTTGGTGCGGGCGAGGGTCTTATCGGGTGGTCCTTGATGATCTCGGCTGCCAGCGAGATCCCGATTTTTTTCCTGCTGAGCAAGTATGGAGACAAGATGAAGGAGCTGCCGCTGCTCGGCTTTGCAAGCCTGATGTTTGCGCTCCGATTCCTGCTCATGGCGCTGGCGTCCGATCCGTTGTCGGTGCTCGCCGTCCAGTCGCTTCACAGCATTACCTTCGGCGTGTTCTATGTAACCGCGGTCCGTTATATTACCAGGATCATTCCGTGGCAGTACCGGGCGACCGGGATGGCGCTCTTCATTATTTTCTGGTCCAGCGTCTCAGGGCTTCTCAGTGGAGCTTTCGGCGGTTTGCTGTTCGAAGCCGCGGGGAGATCGTCCTTCTACCTGCTTGCAGCCCTCCTGTCCTTCGCTGCCTGCCTCGGCTTTATCTACCGGCACCTCTTCGCCAAGCCGGAGGAGATGCATACCTCTGGATTCGGCGCCTAG
- a CDS encoding putative glycoside hydrolase encodes MNIILALFILASAGLGSSSPQEGNLTAKLQASLNTAMIQGMHQNNSQGHGQTEGKGQGQSGIKPNTTAIDPQVDAPKVKGIYVTAYSAGGSRMNQLVDLLDNTDLNAMVIDIKDDEGYITYKTDNPKLKELGKSQPFIKDIKQLMKRLEKHDIYPIARVVVFKDTILAKKNPELSFRKSDGTVWTNGGGDSFVNPYSKEVWDYNIEIAKEAAKLGFKEIQFDYVRFPEGFEKRADSLKYTKTDQSRVDVVSDFVQYAREELAPLGIRVSVDIFGYAASVPAAEGIGQDFVKISKNVDIISPMVYPSHYTAGWFGSPVPDKAPYQTIKGSMEDTHKKLDELGEQKPIIRPWIQDFTASWLGSGNYAKYGKKEIEEQIRALKDTNVDEYLLWNASNRYTEGVTHK; translated from the coding sequence ATGAATATCATCTTGGCTTTATTCATCTTGGCATCCGCGGGTTTAGGCAGTTCCAGTCCGCAGGAAGGCAATCTTACCGCCAAACTTCAGGCCTCATTAAACACCGCCATGATCCAAGGCATGCACCAAAACAACAGCCAAGGCCACGGCCAAACCGAGGGCAAAGGCCAGGGGCAAAGCGGCATCAAGCCGAATACGACGGCAATCGATCCGCAGGTCGACGCGCCTAAAGTCAAGGGCATTTATGTAACGGCTTATAGCGCAGGTGGCTCCAGAATGAATCAGCTGGTGGATCTTTTGGACAACACCGATCTCAATGCCATGGTCATTGACATCAAGGATGATGAAGGATACATAACGTACAAGACCGATAATCCTAAACTGAAGGAGCTCGGCAAATCCCAGCCGTTTATCAAAGACATCAAGCAGCTGATGAAGCGGTTGGAGAAACACGATATCTATCCGATCGCCAGGGTGGTAGTGTTCAAGGATACCATACTCGCCAAGAAAAACCCGGAGCTTTCCTTCCGTAAAAGCGACGGCACCGTATGGACCAACGGCGGCGGCGACAGCTTCGTCAACCCGTACAGCAAAGAGGTATGGGATTACAACATCGAGATCGCCAAAGAAGCCGCCAAACTCGGATTCAAGGAAATCCAGTTCGATTATGTTCGTTTTCCGGAAGGTTTCGAGAAACGGGCCGATTCCCTGAAATATACCAAGACGGATCAATCGCGCGTGGACGTGGTATCCGATTTTGTGCAGTACGCCCGGGAAGAACTCGCGCCGCTCGGCATCCGCGTCTCCGTTGACATCTTCGGCTATGCGGCCTCCGTGCCTGCGGCAGAAGGCATCGGGCAGGACTTCGTGAAAATCTCCAAAAACGTCGATATCATCAGCCCGATGGTATACCCGAGCCATTACACGGCGGGCTGGTTCGGCTCCCCCGTTCCGGACAAGGCTCCTTACCAGACGATCAAGGGATCCATGGAAGACACCCACAAGAAGCTCGATGAGCTGGGAGAGCAGAAGCCTATCATCCGGCCTTGGATTCAGGACTTTACCGCCAGCTGGCTCGGAAGCGGAAACTATGCCAAATACGGCAAAAAGGAAATCGAGGAGCAGATTCGCGCCCTCAAAGACACGAACGTCGATGAATACTTACTCTGGAATGCTTCCAACCGTTATACGGAAGGCGTCACTCATAAATAA
- the pepF gene encoding oligoendopeptidase F: MEQLLKRADVPKEHQWKLEDLFADQKAWDASFAELKNLLKRTADYQGKLNNAASIKECFELEDEISYHAERLYVYAHMHHDEDTANPTYQALTAKAKKLNVEAGEALSFITPEILSLSEAELDKLIEDPTLKEFKFTLTEMKREKAHVLSKTEEALLAQVGNLSSAPQTIFGMLNNADMKFPKIKNEDGKDVELTHGNYIQFLESPNREVRERAFKAVYETYGKQKNTIAATLNANVNKNMFYSRVRKYPSVLEMALYGDNIPKEVYTNLIDTIHESLPLLHRYMELRKKLLGVDELHMYDLFAPLVEEYKWDITYEEAKQMTKEGLTPLGDDYLSSLQEGYDNGWIDVYENENKRTGAYSWGAYGTHPYVLLNHKDNLNSMFTLAHEMGHALHSYYSDNALKYRDAQYTIFLAEVASTTNEALLMDYLLKNAKDPKQKMYLLTYYADQFRTTVFRQTMFAEFEKIVHERVESGDSLTPQDLSDIYYELNVKYHGKGMQVDKEIGMEWARIPHFYNSFYVYKYATGFSAATSFSKQILEEGQPAVDRYLGFLKSGGSDYSINILKKAGVDMSSPEPIREAMSVFEDVINQMEQLTK, translated from the coding sequence ATGGAACAATTGTTGAAACGCGCTGATGTCCCTAAAGAGCATCAATGGAAACTCGAGGATTTATTTGCTGATCAAAAGGCTTGGGATGCAAGCTTTGCGGAGCTGAAGAATCTGCTGAAACGGACCGCCGATTACCAAGGCAAGTTAAACAACGCAGCTTCCATCAAGGAATGCTTCGAGCTCGAAGACGAAATTTCATACCATGCCGAACGCTTATACGTATACGCTCATATGCACCATGACGAAGATACGGCAAACCCTACATATCAGGCACTAACCGCCAAAGCCAAAAAACTGAACGTCGAAGCCGGAGAAGCCCTCTCTTTCATCACGCCTGAAATTCTGTCCCTGTCCGAGGCGGAACTGGATAAACTGATCGAGGACCCTACCCTGAAGGAATTCAAATTCACGTTGACGGAGATGAAACGGGAGAAAGCGCACGTGCTGTCCAAGACGGAAGAAGCGCTGCTGGCTCAAGTCGGCAACCTCTCCTCTGCACCGCAGACCATTTTCGGCATGCTCAACAATGCGGACATGAAATTCCCGAAAATCAAAAACGAGGACGGCAAGGACGTCGAGCTTACGCACGGCAATTATATTCAATTCCTGGAGAGCCCGAACCGCGAGGTTCGCGAGCGTGCCTTCAAAGCCGTCTACGAAACCTACGGCAAGCAGAAAAACACGATTGCGGCTACGCTGAACGCCAACGTTAACAAAAATATGTTCTACTCCCGCGTCCGCAAGTACCCCTCCGTTCTGGAAATGGCTCTCTATGGGGATAACATTCCGAAGGAAGTCTACACGAACCTGATCGACACCATTCACGAGAGCCTGCCGCTCCTTCACCGTTACATGGAGCTCCGCAAGAAGCTGCTGGGCGTGGATGAGCTTCATATGTACGATTTGTTCGCTCCGCTCGTAGAAGAGTACAAATGGGATATCACATACGAGGAAGCGAAACAAATGACCAAGGAAGGCCTTACGCCGCTTGGTGACGATTATCTCAGCAGCCTGCAGGAAGGCTATGACAACGGCTGGATCGACGTGTACGAGAATGAGAACAAACGGACCGGCGCGTACAGCTGGGGCGCATACGGCACCCATCCATATGTTCTGCTGAACCACAAAGATAATCTGAACAGCATGTTTACCCTTGCCCACGAGATGGGTCATGCGCTTCACTCCTACTACTCCGACAACGCCTTGAAATACCGTGATGCGCAGTACACCATCTTCCTGGCCGAAGTGGCGTCCACCACGAACGAGGCGCTGCTGATGGATTACCTGCTGAAGAACGCCAAGGATCCGAAGCAGAAGATGTATCTGCTCACCTACTATGCCGATCAATTCCGGACGACGGTATTCCGTCAAACAATGTTTGCCGAGTTCGAGAAGATCGTGCATGAACGCGTGGAAAGCGGCGACTCCCTGACGCCACAGGATCTTTCCGACATCTACTACGAGCTGAACGTGAAATATCACGGCAAAGGCATGCAGGTGGATAAAGAGATCGGCATGGAATGGGCACGGATTCCTCATTTCTACAACAGCTTTTATGTGTACAAATACGCGACCGGCTTCTCGGCTGCGACCAGTTTCTCCAAGCAAATCCTGGAGGAAGGCCAGCCTGCCGTTGACCGTTATCTCGGCTTCCTGAAGAGCGGAGGCAGCGACTACTCCATCAACATCCTCAAGAAGGCCGGCGTGGATATGTCTTCTCCGGAGCCGATCCGTGAGGCGATGAGCGTGTTTGAAGACGTCATCAACCAGATGGAGCAGTTGACGAAATAA
- a CDS encoding MATE family efflux transporter, which translates to MQPTTTTRGKLKQFAIILIPILVTQLALSAITFFDTNMSGKFSSVDLAGVAIATSIWIPVQTGLSGILMGITPIVSQLVGGRQEQKVAYQVNQALWLSVLLAIVVLAIGYAVVPSILGAMNLEPEVRRIASHFLAAISIGIIPLFAYTVLRSFIDALGQTKISMVITLITLPVNVGLNALLIYGYWGFPRLGGVGAGLASAITYWTVLAIAIVIIHRNHPFSPFGIFRQLRGVSLSAWKGLLKIGLPIGFSIFLETAVFAAVTLLMSSFDTATIAAHQAALNFATTLYMLPLSICMSLTILVGFEAGSGRMKDAWKYAKLGIGTAVILSLITAVVLFMAGRQVAGLYSNEPEVVALIQHFLLFAIFFQISDAIATPTQGALRGYKDVNVAFMLAFLSFWVIGLPVGYVLANYTDWQAFGYWIGLITGLGVGAALMLMRLVKVQRKFAGQAKATSLSAS; encoded by the coding sequence ATGCAACCGACCACTACAACACGGGGAAAGCTGAAACAATTCGCGATCATTCTCATCCCCATTCTCGTAACGCAGCTTGCTTTATCGGCCATTACTTTTTTTGACACCAATATGTCGGGAAAATTCAGCTCGGTCGACTTGGCAGGCGTAGCCATCGCTACAAGCATTTGGATTCCGGTCCAAACCGGACTCAGCGGAATTCTCATGGGGATCACCCCCATCGTTTCGCAGCTCGTCGGCGGACGACAGGAACAAAAAGTCGCCTATCAGGTCAACCAGGCGCTCTGGCTGTCCGTCTTACTGGCCATCGTCGTCCTTGCGATCGGGTATGCCGTCGTACCGAGCATTCTTGGTGCCATGAACCTGGAGCCTGAGGTTCGGCGGATTGCTTCCCATTTTCTTGCCGCCATCTCGATCGGCATCATTCCGTTGTTTGCCTACACCGTGCTTCGCAGCTTCATCGATGCGCTCGGGCAAACGAAAATTTCGATGGTCATCACGCTGATCACCCTCCCGGTGAACGTAGGCTTGAATGCCCTGTTGATCTATGGTTATTGGGGCTTTCCGCGATTGGGAGGCGTAGGTGCCGGCCTGGCGTCCGCCATTACCTATTGGACGGTTCTGGCGATCGCCATCGTCATCATCCATAGAAATCACCCATTCTCTCCATTCGGTATCTTCAGGCAGCTTCGGGGAGTATCCCTGAGCGCTTGGAAGGGCTTGTTAAAAATCGGCTTGCCGATCGGGTTCTCGATTTTTCTCGAGACCGCGGTCTTCGCCGCGGTGACTTTGCTCATGAGCAGCTTTGACACGGCTACCATTGCCGCGCATCAGGCCGCCTTGAATTTCGCTACGACACTGTACATGCTGCCGTTAAGCATATGCATGAGCTTAACCATTCTTGTAGGCTTTGAAGCCGGCTCGGGCCGGATGAAGGATGCCTGGAAGTACGCCAAGCTCGGCATCGGCACGGCCGTCATCCTGTCGCTGATCACAGCTGTCGTCCTGTTTATGGCCGGCCGCCAGGTTGCCGGTTTATATTCCAACGAGCCTGAGGTCGTGGCGTTGATCCAGCATTTCCTGCTGTTCGCGATTTTCTTCCAGATCTCGGACGCGATCGCCACGCCGACCCAAGGAGCGCTGCGAGGCTACAAAGACGTTAACGTCGCTTTTATGCTCGCATTTCTATCGTTCTGGGTCATTGGCCTGCCTGTGGGATACGTGCTTGCCAACTATACCGATTGGCAAGCCTTCGGCTACTGGATCGGGTTGATCACGGGTCTTGGGGTAGGCGCGGCCCTGATGCTTATGCGCCTGGTCAAAGTCCAGCGCAAGTTCGCTGGCCAGGCAAAGGCAACGTCCTTATCCGCATCATAA
- the pfkA gene encoding 6-phosphofructokinase, giving the protein MAEVKKIAVLTSGGDSQGMNAALRAVVRSGLYYGLEVYGIQRGYQGLLENDIIKMDLRSVGDIIQRGGTILRSARCEEFKTAEGQQKGADILNQHGIDGLVVIGGDGSYQGANKLSKLGIKTMGLPGTIDNDISFTDYTIGFDTAVSVVVDAVNKLRDTMSSHARSSVVEVMGRHCGDIALHAGLASGAETILVPEVEYNLDEVATRLRENFAKGKRHSIIIVAEGVGRGEDVVHDLKECHASIDARVTVLGHIQRGGAPTPFDRNLASRLGDFAVRSLIDGQSDKGCGIIKGELVLTDIDKVVNTKKEFDRDLYDLALRLSQ; this is encoded by the coding sequence ATGGCAGAGGTTAAAAAAATTGCAGTTCTTACAAGTGGTGGCGATTCCCAAGGGATGAACGCGGCGCTGCGCGCCGTTGTACGGAGCGGTTTGTATTATGGACTAGAGGTATACGGGATTCAACGCGGTTACCAAGGTCTTCTCGAAAACGACATTATCAAAATGGACCTTCGCAGCGTAGGGGATATCATCCAGCGCGGAGGCACGATTCTTCGTTCCGCCCGTTGTGAGGAGTTCAAGACGGCGGAAGGGCAGCAGAAAGGCGCCGACATTCTGAATCAGCACGGCATCGACGGTTTGGTCGTCATCGGCGGAGACGGCTCGTACCAAGGTGCGAACAAGCTGAGCAAGCTCGGAATCAAAACGATGGGTCTTCCGGGCACGATTGATAATGATATTTCCTTTACCGACTATACGATCGGTTTTGATACAGCGGTCAGCGTCGTTGTAGACGCTGTAAACAAATTGCGCGATACGATGTCTTCCCATGCCCGCTCGTCGGTTGTAGAAGTTATGGGACGCCACTGCGGCGACATCGCCCTTCACGCGGGCCTGGCTTCCGGGGCGGAGACCATCCTGGTGCCGGAAGTGGAGTACAATCTTGATGAAGTGGCGACGCGTCTTCGCGAGAATTTTGCCAAAGGCAAGCGCCACAGCATCATTATCGTAGCGGAAGGCGTCGGACGCGGCGAGGACGTTGTCCACGATCTGAAAGAGTGCCATGCGTCAATCGATGCCCGCGTAACCGTGCTTGGTCATATCCAGCGCGGCGGAGCTCCGACTCCGTTTGACCGCAATTTGGCAAGCCGTCTCGGCGATTTTGCGGTTCGCAGCCTGATTGATGGCCAATCCGACAAAGGATGCGGCATCATCAAAGGCGAACTGGTCCTTACGGACATTGACAAGGTCGTTAACACCAAGAAGGAATTTGACCGGGATCTGTACGATCTGGCATTGCGATTGTCCCAATAA